One window from the genome of Fulvivirga lutea encodes:
- a CDS encoding OmpA family protein yields the protein MKKAVLAFLAVFLIGYSNAQVVQWASEVIEYSSELTPIQYSARQILGKPNVLPAGGENPSAWTPERPNRKEFIKIGYANPIKIRQIAIAESYNPSALFKVFAYDEAGNEYLVTTFSPRTIPLKGRMINVFMEETAYKVAAVKLEFDGAALPEYFSIDAVAISDSDIPIVASIDIPEFINPDIDKERLSENVNSKYKEYKPLLSPDGKTLYFSRKNHPGNVGGEKDSEDIWYSELDSAGNWQLAKNMGEGLNNAGPNFVSSVTPDGKSVLLVLGNQYLENGRMAAGVSISSNSSGSWSKPAPIQIKNDYNYSEKANFFLSQSRKALVLSVMREDTEGGRDLYVSFLDSDSTWSEPLNLSNKVNTAGEESSPFLASDDKTLYFSSDGYSGFGSSDIYMTKRLDDTWTNWSEPENLGPTINSQYEDLFFNIPGNSEYAYYSQGVSEDDLDIFRVALPVLKRPEPVILVKGKLTDAKTGEPIYAKIIYERLSDGKEMGITTSNAETGEYELLLPAGEVYGIRAEAEGFVAESANIDLRNYDPDDVHEVDHKDLKLVPIEEEAVVVLNNVFFDFDKAELKSESYPELDRVVELLNTKSGIKIEVAGHTDATGPESYNLGLSERRANAVASYITKKGIAKERISVKFFGETQPAADNGSREGREKNRRVEFKILKNE from the coding sequence ATGAAAAAAGCTGTACTCGCGTTTTTGGCAGTATTTCTTATTGGATATTCAAACGCACAGGTTGTTCAGTGGGCCTCTGAAGTTATTGAGTATTCTTCTGAATTAACACCAATTCAATATTCTGCAAGACAAATATTGGGCAAGCCCAATGTTCTTCCTGCTGGTGGTGAGAACCCTAGTGCCTGGACTCCAGAAAGACCTAACAGAAAAGAATTCATTAAAATTGGTTATGCCAATCCAATTAAGATAAGGCAAATAGCCATTGCAGAATCGTACAACCCAAGCGCCTTGTTTAAGGTGTTTGCTTATGATGAAGCAGGTAATGAGTATTTGGTTACGACCTTTAGTCCTAGAACTATTCCTTTGAAAGGAAGAATGATTAACGTATTTATGGAAGAAACTGCCTACAAAGTTGCAGCAGTGAAGTTGGAGTTTGATGGCGCGGCTCTTCCAGAATATTTTAGTATTGACGCGGTTGCCATTTCAGATTCTGATATACCAATTGTGGCAAGCATAGACATCCCTGAATTTATCAATCCGGATATAGATAAAGAACGATTAAGTGAAAACGTAAATAGTAAATACAAAGAATATAAGCCTTTATTGAGCCCTGATGGTAAGACATTATATTTCTCAAGGAAGAATCACCCAGGCAATGTTGGTGGGGAGAAAGACAGTGAAGATATATGGTATTCTGAATTGGATTCAGCAGGTAATTGGCAACTGGCTAAAAATATGGGTGAAGGCTTAAATAATGCTGGCCCCAACTTCGTGAGCTCAGTTACTCCTGATGGAAAATCAGTATTGCTTGTTTTAGGCAATCAGTATCTAGAAAATGGTAGAATGGCTGCCGGTGTGAGTATAAGTAGCAATTCAAGTGGAAGCTGGTCGAAACCCGCTCCTATTCAAATTAAAAACGATTACAACTATTCAGAAAAAGCTAATTTCTTCTTATCACAATCAAGAAAAGCATTGGTTCTCTCGGTGATGCGAGAAGATACAGAAGGGGGTCGAGATTTATACGTAAGCTTTTTGGATTCAGACAGCACATGGTCTGAGCCATTAAATCTGTCTAATAAAGTAAATACGGCAGGAGAAGAATCATCTCCATTCTTGGCCTCTGATGATAAGACTCTTTACTTCTCATCAGATGGCTACAGTGGCTTCGGCTCCAGCGATATCTATATGACAAAGAGATTGGATGATACCTGGACTAACTGGTCAGAGCCGGAAAATTTAGGACCAACCATCAATTCACAATATGAAGATTTGTTTTTTAACATTCCGGGAAACAGTGAATACGCCTATTATTCACAAGGTGTGAGTGAAGATGACTTGGATATTTTCAGAGTTGCACTTCCCGTGCTTAAGAGGCCGGAGCCAGTTATTCTTGTGAAGGGTAAACTGACAGATGCAAAAACAGGTGAACCTATTTATGCCAAAATTATATACGAGAGATTATCTGACGGTAAAGAAATGGGAATCACCACTTCAAATGCTGAAACCGGTGAGTATGAATTATTGCTGCCGGCAGGTGAAGTTTATGGTATTAGGGCTGAGGCTGAAGGCTTCGTGGCTGAAAGCGCCAACATTGATTTGAGAAATTATGATCCGGATGATGTGCATGAAGTAGACCATAAAGATTTGAAACTTGTTCCTATTGAAGAAGAGGCAGTTGTTGTGCTTAACAATGTGTTCTTTGATTTTGACAAAGCAGAACTTAAATCTGAGTCATACCCTGAGCTAGACAGAGTGGTTGAATTATTAAATACGAAGTCTGGTATAAAAATTGAAGTAGCAGGTCATACAGACGCGACTGGACCGGAGTCATACAATTTAGGGCTGTCTGAGCGAAGGGCTAATGCTGTTGCTTCTTACATCACTAAAAAAGGTATTGCTAAGGAAAGAATTTCAGTTAAATTCTTTGGCGAAACTCAACCGGCAGCAGACAATGGTTCCAGAGAAGGTCGTGAGAAAAATAGAAGGGTTGAGTTTAAGATTTTGAAGAATGAATAA
- a CDS encoding OmpA family protein, translated as MKKHISLFICLLHIGVLGLYAQDQEPKIITYSAKVIDADSKEAVDSKVKYESLPYGSKIGVFSGSTFTFNLEEGNDYALVVRADGYATHSSTIKNDESVDGKIEQVIELVPNGVNRLIRLDKLIFALGKADISAESYEELNQIVAMLNDSETMTIQLEGHTDFRGNEKQNFKLSEERVESVRDYLVKQGIDKKRIKTKAFGGSQPLSREGDAESRAANRRVEVRILTN; from the coding sequence ATGAAAAAGCATATTTCATTATTTATCTGCTTGTTGCATATTGGAGTTTTAGGTCTTTATGCGCAAGATCAGGAGCCCAAGATTATCACTTACAGTGCAAAGGTAATTGATGCTGATAGCAAAGAGGCAGTTGATTCAAAAGTGAAGTATGAAAGTCTACCTTACGGCAGCAAAATTGGGGTGTTTTCAGGCAGCACCTTCACCTTTAATTTGGAAGAAGGTAATGATTATGCTTTAGTAGTTCGTGCTGATGGCTATGCTACACATAGTTCTACCATAAAGAATGATGAAAGCGTAGATGGAAAGATTGAACAAGTTATTGAGTTAGTGCCTAATGGAGTGAATAGACTTATAAGGTTGGATAAGTTAATCTTTGCCTTGGGTAAAGCGGATATTTCAGCAGAATCTTATGAAGAGTTAAATCAAATAGTAGCCATGCTAAACGACAGTGAAACCATGACCATACAGCTGGAAGGGCATACTGACTTTAGAGGTAATGAAAAGCAGAATTTTAAATTATCTGAAGAACGAGTGGAGTCTGTGCGGGATTATCTCGTAAAGCAAGGAATTGATAAAAAAAGAATTAAAACAAAAGCCTTTGGTGGTTCTCAGCCACTTTCGCGAGAAGGAGATGCGGAATCAAGAGCGGCAAATAGAAGAGTTGAAGTTCGAATTCTAACCAATTAA
- a CDS encoding aldehyde dehydrogenase family protein yields the protein MIEQPIQQQSVQQSFDFVKSGAIKTRKEPIGERKKRLKLMLQWISKNESKIKAAVYQDFKKPASEVDISEIYPVTSEIKHALESLTSWAKPKKIDAPLSLLGTTSHIQYEPKGACLIIAPWNYPFSLAIGPLVSCLAAGNTAVIKPSEMTPNTSILIEEMISDLFDKEIVSVINGGVEVSQELLALPFDHIFFTGSPQVGKVVMKAAAENLTSVTLELGGKSPVIVDERTDISDAAEKIAWGKYLNNGQTCIAPDYALVHENIKDKFEEKLTTKVKELFSADETKIQDSPDYGRIVNAKHYARLTSLIDEAVSTGAEILFGGDANSDDNFIPPMALTNVSMNSRMMEEEIFGPVLPIISYNNLEEAIGIINSKPKPLALYYFGRSSKNRKKVLKETSSGNVCINDCVIHFGHANLPFGGVNNSGIGKAHGYYGFLAFSNEKGVLKQRIGLTSTKSIYPPYSNFKKLVIRILKKYL from the coding sequence ATGATTGAGCAACCCATACAACAGCAAAGTGTCCAACAATCTTTCGATTTTGTTAAATCAGGAGCGATTAAAACAAGGAAAGAGCCAATAGGTGAAAGAAAGAAACGATTAAAACTGATGCTTCAATGGATCAGTAAGAATGAGAGCAAAATTAAAGCTGCTGTTTATCAGGATTTTAAAAAACCGGCAAGTGAAGTAGATATAAGTGAGATTTATCCTGTTACCAGTGAAATAAAACATGCTTTAGAAAGTCTTACATCGTGGGCCAAGCCGAAGAAAATTGATGCACCTCTAAGCCTATTAGGAACTACCTCCCATATACAATACGAACCCAAAGGAGCCTGCTTAATCATCGCTCCGTGGAATTACCCATTTAGCCTCGCAATAGGACCATTGGTCTCGTGTCTGGCTGCAGGTAATACCGCAGTGATCAAACCTTCCGAAATGACGCCCAACACTTCAATACTTATTGAAGAAATGATCAGCGACCTTTTTGATAAAGAGATTGTTTCGGTGATTAACGGAGGTGTAGAAGTTTCACAAGAACTGCTTGCCTTACCTTTTGATCATATATTCTTTACTGGAAGCCCTCAGGTGGGGAAAGTAGTAATGAAGGCAGCCGCAGAGAATTTGACATCCGTAACGTTGGAATTAGGTGGCAAGTCACCGGTAATTGTTGACGAACGCACGGATATCTCTGATGCCGCTGAGAAGATAGCTTGGGGTAAATATTTGAATAATGGTCAGACCTGCATAGCTCCCGACTATGCTTTAGTACATGAAAATATCAAAGATAAATTCGAGGAGAAGTTAACCACAAAGGTGAAAGAACTTTTTTCGGCTGATGAAACTAAGATTCAAGACTCTCCAGATTATGGAAGAATCGTAAATGCCAAACATTATGCACGTTTAACATCATTAATTGATGAAGCAGTATCTACAGGAGCCGAAATATTGTTTGGCGGAGATGCCAATTCCGATGATAATTTCATTCCACCTATGGCACTCACCAATGTGTCAATGAACTCAAGAATGATGGAAGAGGAAATATTCGGACCGGTGTTACCCATTATTTCCTATAATAATCTCGAAGAGGCCATTGGTATTATTAATAGTAAGCCCAAACCGCTAGCACTATATTATTTTGGTAGAAGTAGTAAGAATAGAAAGAAGGTACTCAAAGAGACTTCTTCTGGTAATGTTTGTATTAATGACTGTGTGATTCACTTCGGGCATGCGAACTTACCTTTTGGTGGTGTAAATAATAGTGGGATAGGTAAGGCTCATGGTTACTACGGGTTCCTGGCTTTCTCTAATGAAAAGGGTGTATTGAAGCAGCGTATTGGATTAACTTCTACTAAATCTATATACCCACCCTATTCAAACTTTAAAAAACTCGTAATTCGAATTTTGAAAAAATATTTATAA